The proteins below come from a single uncultured Carboxylicivirga sp. genomic window:
- a CDS encoding twin-arginine translocase TatA/TatE family subunit — MINLLFISGGEILIVGLVVLLLFGAKSIPDVARMLGKGMNEFKRASDEIKRELRDQTSDIRNDIEEAKTYVNKEVNDVQKAVNDSTSSKLNQDQAQINSSDNDSSNDTTKEKVRGSEGTVSRDDKIEE, encoded by the coding sequence ATGATCAATTTATTATTCATTTCAGGGGGAGAGATACTCATTGTTGGGTTAGTGGTTCTTTTGCTTTTTGGAGCTAAAAGCATCCCGGATGTGGCCCGTATGCTTGGAAAGGGGATGAATGAATTTAAGCGAGCTTCCGATGAAATTAAGCGCGAATTAAGAGATCAAACCAGTGATATCAGAAATGATATTGAAGAGGCCAAAACTTACGTTAATAAAGAAGTAAATGATGTTCAAAAAGCTGTTAACGATTCAACTTCTTCTAAGCTAAACCAAGATCAAGCTCAAATTAACAGCAGTGACAATGATTCTTCAAATGACACAACGAAAGAAAAGGTGAGAGGAAGTGAAGGAACTGTTTCACGAGACGATAAAATTGAAGAATAA
- the secDF gene encoding protein translocase subunit SecDF, whose product MQNKGAIRLFAILLALVSLYQLFFTYKTRSVEAEAKAYAGGDPKLEFAYLDSVKNEPVYSFMWFRDYTYQECKEREINFGLDLKGGMNLILEVKVSDVVLALSNYNSDETFHKALKKAEEMEKTSTDDFITLFGRAYEEIDANAQLATIFNTIELKEKVSYNSTNAEVLKVIRTEAQSAIDNAFNILRTRIDRFGVTQPNVQKLEKAGRVLVELPGVTEPQRVRKLLQGTASLEFWETYENSELFQYLFQADAKVRELEEAKKTTATPAQSDNAENAAATEDDSDLSLLGQLESDSTNVDSLGVDTKSLFSYLQPNYSQQGPFPGPVVGVALSRDTAEVNAYLQNTVVRSLFPKDVKFFWTVKPIEQKFMASRFPQANEKETAFQLVAIKVSTHDGRPPLEGDVITSARSQTNQRGQFEVSMSMNAEGAKTWARLTGSNINRSIAIVLDGFVYSFPTVNSKIDGGSSQITGNFTPNEAEDLANILKSGKLPAPARIVEDTVVGPSLGEEAVNSGFSSFVWAFIIVLVYMLLYYGYRAGWIADFALVSNMFFIMGVLASFGAVLTLPGIAGIVLTIGMSVDANVLIYERIKEEIKSGKGVQLAVKDGYGNAFSAIIDSNVTTFLTGVILFVFGTGPIKGFATTLMIGIATSFFSAIFITRLIFEKMLEKKKTLVFDTSITRNLFKGLHIKFLEKKNIFFVISGILIVLSAGSLATRGLKQGIDFSGGRTYVVRFDEKVSSVDVQKSLSDVFDGSNVEVKQFGNEGNQVRIATNYMVDNNDDNTDNIVEGKLYTGLKTFLGAGVDEDQFLSDYRMSSQKVGPTIASDIKRNASLAIIFSLLVIFLYILIRFSRWQFGLGALAALVHDVVIVLGVFSLTYSIMPFSMEIDQSFIAAILTVIGYSINDTVVVFDRIREYFNLYPKRDKVEVTDEALNSTVSRTVNTSLTTFVVLLIIFLFGGEVIRGFVFALMVGVVVGTYSSLFIATPIADYFLKDKNKKK is encoded by the coding sequence ATGCAAAACAAAGGAGCAATAAGACTATTTGCCATTCTTTTGGCGTTAGTCAGCTTATATCAACTATTTTTTACTTACAAGACACGAAGTGTTGAGGCCGAGGCAAAGGCCTATGCGGGTGGCGATCCTAAGTTGGAATTCGCTTATTTAGACTCTGTTAAGAATGAACCAGTATACAGTTTTATGTGGTTCCGTGATTATACTTATCAGGAGTGTAAAGAGCGTGAGATTAACTTTGGTCTTGACCTTAAGGGAGGTATGAACTTAATCCTTGAGGTGAAAGTTTCAGATGTGGTACTTGCTCTGTCAAATTACAACTCTGACGAAACTTTTCATAAAGCTTTGAAAAAAGCTGAAGAAATGGAAAAGACAAGCACCGACGATTTTATCACTTTATTCGGACGCGCTTATGAAGAAATTGACGCAAATGCCCAGTTAGCAACTATTTTTAATACAATAGAATTAAAAGAAAAAGTTAGCTATAACTCAACAAACGCTGAGGTTCTAAAAGTAATCAGAACAGAAGCACAGAGTGCTATTGATAACGCCTTCAATATTCTTCGTACTCGTATCGACCGCTTCGGTGTAACTCAACCAAATGTTCAGAAATTAGAAAAAGCTGGTCGTGTTTTGGTTGAATTACCAGGTGTTACAGAGCCACAAAGGGTGCGTAAGTTATTACAAGGTACAGCAAGCTTAGAGTTCTGGGAAACTTATGAGAACAGTGAGTTATTCCAATACTTATTTCAAGCTGATGCTAAAGTACGTGAGTTAGAAGAAGCCAAAAAAACAACTGCTACTCCTGCTCAATCTGATAATGCTGAGAATGCTGCAGCAACGGAAGACGATAGTGATCTTTCATTGCTTGGCCAACTGGAGAGTGATAGTACTAATGTGGATTCATTAGGTGTTGATACTAAATCATTGTTTAGTTATTTACAACCTAACTATAGCCAACAAGGCCCATTCCCTGGTCCTGTGGTTGGAGTTGCACTATCGCGCGATACAGCTGAAGTAAATGCTTACTTGCAAAATACTGTTGTAAGAAGTTTATTTCCAAAAGACGTTAAATTCTTCTGGACTGTTAAGCCAATTGAACAGAAATTCATGGCTTCTCGTTTTCCTCAAGCTAATGAAAAAGAAACAGCATTCCAGTTAGTAGCAATTAAAGTAAGTACACATGACGGTCGTCCTCCATTGGAAGGTGATGTTATTACTTCGGCCCGTAGTCAAACTAACCAGCGTGGTCAGTTTGAAGTATCTATGAGTATGAATGCTGAAGGTGCTAAAACATGGGCTCGTTTAACAGGATCGAATATAAATAGAAGTATTGCTATTGTATTGGATGGATTCGTTTATAGTTTCCCAACAGTTAATTCTAAAATTGATGGCGGAAGCAGTCAGATTACTGGTAACTTCACTCCAAACGAAGCAGAGGATTTAGCTAATATTCTTAAGTCAGGTAAATTACCTGCTCCGGCTCGCATTGTTGAAGATACAGTTGTGGGTCCATCTCTTGGAGAGGAAGCCGTTAATAGTGGTTTCTCTTCATTCGTTTGGGCGTTTATTATTGTACTTGTTTACATGTTGTTGTACTATGGTTACCGTGCAGGTTGGATTGCTGACTTTGCTTTGGTTTCTAACATGTTCTTTATAATGGGTGTTTTAGCATCGTTTGGTGCAGTATTAACACTCCCTGGTATTGCCGGTATTGTATTAACAATTGGTATGTCGGTTGATGCGAACGTACTTATTTACGAACGTATCAAAGAAGAAATCAAATCAGGTAAAGGAGTTCAGTTAGCTGTTAAAGATGGTTATGGAAATGCATTCTCTGCAATTATTGACTCTAACGTAACAACATTCTTAACTGGTGTTATTCTTTTTGTTTTTGGTACAGGGCCAATTAAAGGTTTTGCTACAACATTAATGATTGGTATTGCTACTTCATTCTTCTCAGCAATTTTCATTACTCGTTTGATTTTTGAAAAAATGTTGGAAAAGAAGAAAACACTTGTTTTCGATACTTCTATCACTCGCAATCTATTTAAAGGATTACATATTAAATTCCTTGAAAAGAAAAATATTTTCTTCGTTATCTCTGGAATTCTAATTGTACTATCTGCAGGTTCATTAGCAACTCGTGGCTTGAAACAAGGTATTGATTTCTCTGGAGGACGTACTTATGTAGTTCGTTTTGATGAGAAAGTATCTTCAGTTGATGTTCAAAAATCACTTTCTGATGTTTTTGATGGATCAAATGTTGAGGTTAAGCAATTTGGTAACGAAGGTAATCAGGTTCGTATTGCTACCAACTACATGGTTGATAACAATGATGATAATACTGATAATATTGTTGAAGGTAAATTATACACAGGTTTAAAAACTTTCTTAGGTGCTGGTGTTGATGAAGATCAATTCTTGTCAGATTACCGTATGAGTTCTCAGAAAGTAGGACCAACCATTGCAAGTGATATTAAACGTAATGCAAGTTTGGCAATCATCTTTAGTTTACTTGTAATCTTCTTGTATATCTTGATTCGATTCAGTAGATGGCAATTTGGTTTAGGTGCATTGGCTGCTTTGGTTCATGATGTGGTAATTGTATTAGGTGTGTTCTCATTAACCTATTCAATTATGCCATTCTCAATGGAGATCGATCAATCGTTTATCGCGGCAATTCTTACGGTTATTGGTTATTCAATTAACGATACTGTGGTTGTATTTGACCGTATTCGTGAATACTTTAATCTTTATCCAAAACGTGATAAAGTGGAAGTGACTGACGAAGCATTGAATTCAACTGTTAGCCGTACTGTAAATACATCATTAACTACTTTTGTTGTATTATTGATTATCTTCTTATTCGGTGGTGAAGTAATTCGTGGATTCGTATTTGCATTAATGGTTGGTGTAGTAGTAGGTACATACTCATCATTATTTATTGCAACTCCAATTGCAGATTATTTCCTTAAGGATAAAAACAAAAAGAAATAA
- a CDS encoding ABC transporter permease, with protein sequence MMLKHHIKVAVRNIRKQGFYSFLNFMGLSVGITLSLLVLLLVKYELGYDKSFAESESIYRLTTKGVLSTSFINSATTPMPLGDFVKKYDEVRSVMRFVPGTNTVIVFGDQKINEEYFRFADPSFFSIFNLKILEGSENLLKNTNSVVITKSTAKKYFGEESPVGKVINRLGVKYTITGICDDMPVASHFKFNFLASISTIDQILLKRSDSTYLKNWKKDWLYLNCYTYLKVNANTNVEELQNNINKDKDVLISDQVKQTLTSELSSDSIKLDFYFQPLTDIHLHSHLAGELQANSKPVYSKLFIFIAVFILLTTCINFVNLTTAKARRRFNEVALRQMVGAGRKQLVWQFLTEAVLYSMGATFIGLVLLELLLPFFNYTFKLQLQFSVLTDWTDIIWILLLVLVVGIIAGAFPAFFFAGLKPKHILQGDYRIKNNGLVIRGILVCTQVAISIFLLIMVAGMWWQLDFLAKSNPGFDDDNVIVVERGSVIGNDFKAFKEELLRGNYIDEVSACSSLPGDDYFQGTFRMRSGDNGKVAVLPILYVDQDYFTMLNLTLKTGRFLSKEEGDSLGILLNNEAIEEFGIKKPLGHKIGILGKNDFQLNVVGVIKDFHFEPYYNKVKPLAIILMGNSMHFDYVLIKIDPVKKNETVQFIRDIWSKHTENSPFEYQMLDHKLSKLYDEDVRITKIVLVFAILSLFMTMLGIIALTAFVTEYKSRDIDIKKVLGVSRQTIILQVFSEFSMYIIIGVILSILPAYIALSAWIDGYAYSSFINGFVFLLAAVFVVGLAYLSIFYQTYRMAAKSPTEKWSLK encoded by the coding sequence ATGATGTTAAAACACCACATAAAAGTTGCAGTTCGTAATATTAGGAAACAAGGTTTTTACTCGTTTCTGAATTTTATGGGGCTTTCTGTTGGCATAACATTAAGCTTGTTGGTGTTGTTGTTGGTAAAATATGAATTAGGTTATGATAAATCGTTTGCCGAAAGTGAATCAATATATAGGTTGACAACCAAAGGCGTTTTAAGCACTAGCTTTATTAATAGTGCTACCACACCGATGCCTTTAGGCGATTTTGTAAAGAAATACGATGAAGTAAGGTCGGTAATGCGTTTTGTACCTGGTACTAATACAGTTATAGTATTTGGGGATCAAAAAATTAATGAAGAATATTTTCGGTTTGCCGATCCTTCATTCTTTTCTATTTTCAACTTAAAAATTCTTGAAGGTTCAGAGAATTTATTAAAAAATACGAACTCTGTCGTAATTACAAAATCTACCGCTAAAAAGTATTTTGGGGAAGAAAGTCCTGTGGGTAAGGTAATCAATAGATTGGGAGTAAAATATACCATTACGGGCATTTGTGATGATATGCCTGTGGCGAGCCATTTTAAATTTAATTTCTTAGCATCCATATCAACCATCGATCAGATTTTATTAAAAAGATCGGATAGCACATATCTTAAAAACTGGAAGAAAGATTGGCTTTATCTTAATTGTTACACTTATTTAAAAGTGAATGCGAATACCAATGTCGAAGAATTGCAGAATAATATAAATAAGGATAAAGATGTATTGATTTCCGATCAGGTAAAACAAACTTTAACATCAGAACTTTCTTCAGATAGTATTAAACTGGATTTTTATTTTCAACCTCTTACTGATATACACTTGCATTCTCATCTGGCAGGAGAATTACAAGCAAACTCCAAGCCGGTTTATAGTAAATTATTCATTTTTATAGCTGTATTTATTTTACTAACCACTTGTATCAACTTTGTTAACTTAACAACGGCTAAAGCAAGACGACGATTTAATGAAGTTGCTTTACGTCAGATGGTAGGAGCTGGACGTAAACAGTTAGTGTGGCAATTTTTAACCGAGGCTGTATTGTATAGTATGGGAGCTACCTTTATTGGTTTAGTATTGCTCGAGCTTTTACTCCCGTTCTTTAACTATACATTTAAACTTCAGCTTCAATTTTCTGTTCTTACGGATTGGACAGATATAATATGGATTCTTCTATTAGTATTAGTAGTTGGGATTATCGCTGGAGCATTTCCTGCATTTTTCTTTGCAGGATTAAAGCCTAAACATATTCTGCAGGGTGATTATCGAATAAAAAATAATGGATTGGTAATACGAGGGATTCTTGTGTGTACTCAAGTTGCTATCAGTATTTTCCTTTTAATTATGGTAGCAGGTATGTGGTGGCAACTTGATTTTCTTGCCAAAAGTAATCCTGGTTTTGATGATGATAATGTCATAGTTGTAGAACGGGGAAGTGTGATTGGAAATGATTTTAAAGCATTTAAAGAAGAGCTTCTTAGAGGTAATTATATAGATGAAGTAAGCGCTTGTAGCAGTTTGCCTGGCGATGATTATTTTCAAGGAACTTTTCGGATGAGAAGTGGTGACAATGGAAAAGTGGCTGTTTTGCCCATTCTATATGTCGATCAGGATTATTTTACGATGCTGAATCTTACCTTAAAAACAGGTCGCTTTTTAAGTAAGGAAGAAGGCGATTCATTGGGGATTTTATTAAACAATGAAGCTATTGAAGAATTTGGGATAAAAAAACCACTAGGGCACAAAATTGGAATATTAGGTAAAAATGATTTCCAGTTAAATGTTGTTGGAGTAATTAAAGATTTTCATTTTGAACCATATTACAATAAGGTTAAGCCACTTGCGATAATTTTAATGGGTAATAGTATGCATTTTGATTATGTTTTAATAAAAATTGATCCCGTTAAGAAGAATGAAACCGTTCAGTTTATCCGAGATATATGGAGTAAACACACCGAAAATTCTCCTTTCGAATATCAAATGCTCGATCATAAATTATCGAAATTATATGATGAAGATGTTCGTATCACAAAAATTGTCTTAGTATTTGCTATCCTGTCTTTATTTATGACAATGCTAGGTATTATTGCTCTGACAGCTTTCGTAACCGAATATAAATCAAGAGATATTGACATTAAAAAGGTTTTGGGAGTATCAAGGCAAACTATCATACTTCAGGTGTTTTCTGAATTTAGTATGTATATAATAATAGGTGTGATTTTATCTATTTTACCTGCTTATATTGCTCTGTCGGCATGGATTGATGGATATGCATATTCCAGTTTTATAAATGGGTTTGTATTTCTGTTAGCAGCAGTGTTTGTAGTTGGATTAGCATATCTTTCTATATTCTATCAAACTTATAGGATGGCCGCTAAAAGTCCAACAGAAAAATGGTCATTAAAGTAA
- a CDS encoding ABC transporter ATP-binding protein encodes MIHTRNLTKIHRNAGVEQTILQNVNIDIEAGEFVCLLGPSGSGKTTLMNIFGLIDTPTSGDLLMMKHDVTNLKERQRINLRRGSIGNVFQKFGLIEELTAYENIELPLQYLKYSKKIRYQKVNTVLEQLNITHLKSYYPSQLSGLHQQLVDIGRAIVIDPDIILADEPTGCLTSGDGSTIMNTLNEINEGGKTIVMATHSPNDANKAQRIVQLFDGHVITENIKNRL; translated from the coding sequence ATGATTCATACAAGGAATTTGACCAAAATACATCGAAATGCAGGTGTTGAACAAACAATTTTGCAGAACGTCAATATTGATATTGAGGCAGGTGAGTTTGTGTGTCTGCTTGGCCCATCAGGTTCAGGAAAGACTACACTTATGAATATTTTTGGTTTGATTGATACCCCAACTTCAGGTGACTTATTAATGATGAAACATGATGTTACAAACCTAAAAGAAAGGCAACGTATAAACTTGCGAAGAGGTAGTATTGGAAATGTGTTTCAGAAATTTGGGTTAATTGAAGAGTTAACAGCATATGAAAACATTGAGTTACCACTTCAATATTTAAAATACAGCAAAAAAATAAGATATCAGAAAGTAAATACAGTATTGGAACAACTTAATATTACACATTTAAAATCTTACTATCCAAGTCAGTTAAGTGGATTGCACCAGCAATTGGTTGACATAGGTAGGGCTATTGTTATTGATCCTGATATTATTTTAGCCGATGAACCTACTGGTTGTTTAACCTCGGGCGACGGAAGCACCATAATGAATACTTTAAATGAGATTAACGAGGGTGGAAAGACCATAGTAATGGCTACTCATTCTCCTAATGATGCTAATAAGGCGCAAAGAATCGTACAACTTTTCGACGGGCATGTTATTACCGAGAATATTAAAAATCGTTTATAA
- a CDS encoding sigma-54 dependent transcriptional regulator, producing the protein MTQKSGRILAVDDNADILFALKLLLKPHVEHIVTTTDPNRIPTIMADDSFDVVLLDMNFTKDAISGQEGFSWLEKILEIDPAAVVLFITAYGDVEKSVKAIKAGATDFILKPWQNEKLLATVSSAIKLRQSREEVKDLKSKQREMNTILDQPFADFIGVSSGMQNVFNTIKKVAGTDANVLILGENGTGKELVARALHRNSLRKDEPFISVDLGALSETLFESELFGHVKGAFTDAKADRPGRFEMANGGTLFLDEIGNLSLPLQAKLLTVLERREVTRVGANKPKPIDIRLICATNMNLKQMASEDTYRQDLIYRINTVEIELPPLRERPEDIPVLADHFLKIYSKKYKKKVNKLSSKVIKKLSSYPWPGNVREFQHIAERTVIMSDSPNLEESDFQLSSVQVSTEGFEFDSYNLDEIEKHIIEKVLRMNRGNVSKAAADLGLTRTSLYRRLEKHGL; encoded by the coding sequence ATGACTCAAAAATCAGGACGCATATTAGCTGTTGACGATAACGCCGATATCTTATTCGCATTAAAACTTCTACTAAAACCACACGTTGAGCATATTGTAACTACAACCGACCCTAACAGGATTCCTACTATTATGGCCGATGATTCTTTTGATGTTGTTTTACTTGATATGAACTTCACAAAAGATGCCATTAGCGGTCAGGAAGGATTTAGCTGGCTGGAAAAAATACTGGAGATCGATCCTGCGGCTGTTGTGTTATTTATTACCGCATACGGCGATGTCGAAAAATCGGTAAAGGCCATTAAAGCAGGTGCTACCGACTTTATTTTGAAACCATGGCAAAACGAAAAACTACTGGCCACTGTTTCGTCAGCTATTAAACTTCGTCAATCACGTGAAGAAGTTAAGGATCTAAAATCGAAACAGCGAGAGATGAATACCATACTAGATCAGCCTTTTGCTGATTTTATAGGTGTATCGTCTGGAATGCAAAATGTGTTTAATACCATAAAAAAAGTAGCAGGAACCGATGCTAACGTCTTAATTCTTGGAGAAAATGGAACAGGTAAAGAGTTAGTTGCAAGAGCCCTTCACCGAAATTCGTTACGTAAAGACGAACCATTTATTAGCGTTGATTTAGGTGCACTAAGCGAAACTTTATTCGAAAGCGAATTATTTGGGCATGTTAAGGGAGCTTTTACTGATGCGAAAGCTGATCGTCCGGGACGTTTCGAAATGGCCAATGGAGGAACTCTGTTTCTTGATGAAATTGGAAACCTGTCGCTTCCGTTACAAGCAAAGTTATTAACAGTACTGGAAAGAAGAGAAGTAACACGCGTTGGAGCTAATAAACCAAAGCCTATTGATATTCGTCTGATTTGCGCAACAAACATGAACCTTAAACAAATGGCTAGTGAAGACACTTATCGTCAGGATTTAATTTATCGGATTAATACGGTTGAAATAGAATTACCTCCATTACGTGAGAGACCTGAAGACATTCCTGTTCTAGCAGATCATTTTTTAAAGATATACTCTAAAAAGTACAAGAAGAAAGTAAATAAATTATCTTCTAAAGTTATTAAGAAATTAAGCAGCTATCCATGGCCGGGTAATGTTAGGGAATTTCAGCACATTGCAGAACGGACCGTCATTATGAGCGATTCGCCTAACCTGGAAGAATCTGATTTTCAATTATCATCGGTTCAGGTAAGTACCGAAGGCTTTGAATTTGACTCTTACAATCTGGATGAAATTGAAAAACACATTATTGAAAAAGTTCTTAGAATGAACAGGGGAAATGTTTCGAAGGCAGCAGCCGACCTGGGTTTAACAAGAACATCGTTATACCGTAGACTGGAAAAACATGGCCTATAA
- a CDS encoding ATP-binding protein: MAYNKFRINFIVRTLLLTASIFAFFYLYFNTELTMTLVLVGLLVAFQVFAIIHYVDRTNRILNNFLESIRYSDFTRTFQVESLDSSFDKLKKSFNEVIKDFQEVRAEKEENYYYLQTVIQHIGIALIAYSKDGKVELINNATKKLFQVRSLSNIQALKDFSPELVQKLLALKHGENGLIRVQEKDEMLQLSIYATEFKIHNRTILLTSIKNIQNELEEKEMESWQKLIRVLTHEIMNSITPISSLSSTITLILKDLANDLQEQNIAAEHFETITEVEGALQTIHKRTDGLLHFVNTYRNLTKIPQPSFSIFPISRLLFNIKGLMTEEMKSKGVNCIIQIEPESLELSADEKLIEQVIINLVQNAIQALEGRENATIKLIAFLNKRGRITIQVIDNGQGILPNVLDKIFIPFFTTKPQGSGIGLSLSKQILRLHGGNLTAYSEVEKETKFTLTF, encoded by the coding sequence ATGGCCTATAATAAGTTTCGGATCAACTTTATTGTCAGAACACTTTTACTGACAGCATCCATATTTGCGTTTTTCTATCTATACTTCAACACCGAACTAACCATGACTTTGGTTTTGGTTGGTTTATTGGTGGCTTTTCAAGTGTTTGCCATCATCCATTATGTCGATAGAACCAATCGAATACTTAATAACTTTCTGGAATCGATACGGTATTCTGACTTTACTCGAACTTTTCAGGTTGAAAGTCTGGATTCATCATTCGATAAATTAAAAAAATCTTTTAACGAAGTAATTAAAGATTTTCAGGAGGTAAGAGCTGAAAAAGAAGAGAATTACTATTATTTGCAAACCGTAATTCAGCATATTGGAATTGCGTTAATTGCTTATAGTAAAGATGGTAAAGTTGAATTAATTAACAACGCTACCAAAAAGCTGTTTCAGGTTCGATCACTAAGTAATATTCAAGCATTAAAAGATTTTAGCCCCGAGCTTGTACAAAAACTTCTCGCCTTAAAGCATGGTGAAAATGGATTGATACGGGTGCAAGAAAAAGACGAGATGTTACAACTTTCGATTTATGCAACTGAATTTAAGATACATAATCGAACTATTCTTCTAACCTCAATTAAGAACATTCAAAACGAATTGGAAGAAAAAGAGATGGAATCGTGGCAAAAGCTGATACGAGTTTTAACACATGAAATTATGAACTCCATCACACCTATTTCTTCTTTATCATCAACTATTACCTTAATTCTGAAGGATCTTGCAAATGATTTGCAAGAGCAAAACATAGCAGCTGAACACTTCGAAACTATTACTGAAGTGGAAGGTGCATTACAAACCATACATAAACGTACCGACGGGCTTTTACACTTTGTCAATACCTATCGAAATCTGACCAAGATTCCACAACCTTCCTTTTCAATCTTCCCTATTAGTCGACTATTGTTTAACATCAAAGGTTTGATGACGGAAGAAATGAAATCGAAAGGGGTGAATTGTATTATTCAGATTGAACCGGAATCGTTGGAATTATCGGCCGATGAAAAATTGATTGAACAAGTAATAATTAACTTGGTACAAAATGCCATTCAGGCATTGGAAGGACGCGAAAATGCCACGATCAAATTAATAGCATTTTTAAATAAGCGAGGTAGAATAACCATTCAGGTAATTGACAATGGACAAGGTATTCTACCTAATGTACTTGATAAGATTTTTATTCCGTTCTTCACTACTAAACCACAAGGTTCGGGAATTGGTTTAAGTTTATCGAAACAAATTTTAAGACTGCATGGCGGAAACCTTACAGCCTATTCAGAAGTAGAGAAAGAAACGAAATTTACTTTAACCTTCTAA
- a CDS encoding redox-sensing transcriptional repressor Rex, with product MSLINRKKSRLVPEPALRRMPCYLSYLKLARRDGHKFISSTLIARDMGVDPTQVTKDLSYTSIVGKTRVGYEVEALIDVLEEFLGFTVVDEAYLFGVGSLGKALLHDYGLKQFGLKIVAAFDVDPEVVGKTIEGVEIYHFDELDRMKDNGVKIGILTVPVDKTQEVADRMVESGIQGIWNFTPVNIKVTDDVVVQNTSLYAHLAVMFNRMKANLEG from the coding sequence ATGTCGCTCATTAATAGAAAAAAAAGCCGTTTGGTTCCTGAACCTGCATTGCGTCGGATGCCTTGTTACTTATCGTATTTGAAGCTGGCTCGTCGCGACGGTCATAAATTTATATCCTCTACTCTGATTGCCAGAGATATGGGGGTTGATCCAACACAGGTGACCAAAGATCTTTCGTATACCAGTATTGTGGGCAAAACACGTGTAGGATATGAAGTGGAGGCGCTGATTGATGTGCTAGAAGAGTTTTTAGGTTTTACCGTGGTTGATGAAGCATATTTGTTTGGTGTAGGTAGTTTAGGAAAAGCTTTGTTACACGATTATGGTTTGAAGCAATTTGGTTTAAAGATTGTGGCTGCTTTTGATGTTGACCCTGAAGTGGTGGGAAAAACCATTGAAGGTGTAGAAATTTACCATTTTGACGAATTGGATCGCATGAAAGACAATGGTGTTAAAATTGGAATCTTAACTGTTCCAGTTGATAAAACACAAGAGGTTGCCGATCGAATGGTTGAAAGTGGCATACAAGGTATTTGGAACTTTACCCCGGTTAACATTAAAGTAACCGACGATGTAGTTGTTCAAAATACCTCGTTATATGCTCATCTTGCTGTAATGTTTAATCGAATGAAGGCCAACTTAGAAGGTTAA